The genomic segment TTTCGAATTATTGTGATATGTATTAATTCCACCTTCCATAGATACGACAATGGAAGACTTGGGAGGATTCCATAAGACATCCATCAAAAACATTCAGAGGTTGGCTTGAATCTAAATGTTCCTTTCTTCTGCACAGAAACAATAGAACTTCTGTAGTTTGTTAAATGTATGCTTTCTGTTGTGCAGATCAAGCAAAGCATCAACATGAACACCATTATTTTCACAAGTTCATTAAAAAACACGAAAAAGGATATTGGAGAAAGTCAGCTGTTTTAAGTTGGCTGGTGAGTTTCAAGCCAGCCTATGTTGCCTCTTATAATCTACAGTTGAAAATTTTATACAAGAGTATGATATAGAATTCAGCAGTTTTCTCTGCTCACTTTCAGATAGCATTCTTCAAACAATTTTATCACTCCATTACCAAATCAGACTACATTGCTCTTCGAAAAGGATTTATCACAGTAAGTTTCAATCATTAACCACATATCTGTTCACTATATAATTCTGCAAGATGTGTTCGATTAATTTAttgatcattgatttttctaatCCAGGCGCATATTCCCCATGtgttggattttgattttcacGATTACATGATGCGGACACTGCAGATTGATTTCAAAAGAATTGTTACCATAAGGTAAGTCTTTTAGAATAatggtttgtttatttatttatttattgagttgTATTTCAGTATTCAATGGTTTGAAGTTGAACAATACCAAATAATATTGGACAACAGCTGGTATCTGTGGCTCTTTATTGTGATGTTTTTGCTGATGAATGTGGAAGGTAATTTTCCTTTTTCGAAGTTGAGCAATTAAATTCCAgtgattcataaaaaaaaggtatcaTTAGTAATCCTTTCCCATGCGTGAATGAAAATGCAGGGTGGCATTCATTTTTTTGGCTGTCCTTTTTACCAGTAATTGTAAGTATAACTGAGCTAATGTATATGTGTGTGCGTGCATGTGTGTAAACACACAGATTTGAAGGGTTTAGTTGACATGTTTTGATGAATGACATTTGATGCAAGCCTAATAACATCGAGCTGGTTTGAATGGCAGCTTCTGCTACTCGTTGGCGCTAAGTTAGAACACATTATCACTAGTTTAGGCCACAGAGTTGCAGAGAAGACAGTTCCTATCGATGAAGCACGAGTACAGCCTTCAGATGAACATTTCTGGCTTGAGAAACCTGCCATTGTTCTTGACTTGATTCAGTTCATTCTGTTTCAGAATTCATTTGAGATTGCTTTCTTCTTCTGGATTTGGGTACACATGTTCTTGGCAAATAGTTTCCAAAGTTTATCACATGGTTTTCCATAGTTTTCAATGCATACATAGCAATACAAGTGCGTTTGCAGTTTTGGTTAATTAGTTTCCTCCCCTTCCAGAGCACATACGGATTCCGCTCATGCATCATGGAAAGAGTGGGCTACATTGTGCCAAGGCTTATTATGGGGTAATTCCAAAACCTTATgatccattatatatatatatatatatatatatatatatatatatatatatatatatatatatatatatatatatatatatatatatatatatatatatatatatatatatatatataatgattctGTTTTTCTGTTTATTACCCAAGTATCCAAGAAAACAAGCCTTCTTATTGCTTTATTTGGTGGGTGCAGTTTAGTTGTTCAAGTTCTATGCAGTTACAGCACCTTGCCTTTGTATGCTCTAGTCTCACAGGTTGGTGAACTTATACACCCAAGATTTACTTTACATGAGCTCCTTCATGATTGACATGTTTCAGAAACTCATTTTCTAACCTTTTGCCGATGGTATCTGAGGGAAGATGGGCACCAGTTTTAGGAAAGGGATGTTTGGTGAGGATGTGGAAGCGGCAATAGGAATCTGGGCAGGCGGAGCAAAGGACAAGAGGGACCCCAGCGAGAACCACGGAGCACGTATGCATAAACTAGCCACAGAATCATCTCATAGTGCGGCACAAGAAATGGTTATTATTGGAGGCACAGAGCTTTCTTCTGTGACCCAAGCGCCTGTATCTTGAAATTTGGTTCTTCGGCAAAAAGGCAAAAGGGAACATCCACTTACATCTCCTCAAGCCTTAAATTTCCGCAGACTCAACATTTAGCCAAACCATTGCTCATAACTTAATATTCTGTGAATGTTTTTCACTTTGCTTTATTTAATTTGCCAGTCATTGCTATTCTTTTCATCCCACGAAAAATCCCTCCACCACCTATTGAACCGAATGCCCTTGTggtaaaaaagaatatcaaagcCTCAATCAAATGCAGATAATTTTATCGCtaaaaagaatatcaaagcCTCAATCAAAGCCTCAATCAAATGCAGATAATTTTTCGCTTCTTTCTTGTAAGATACAGTACAGAATGCCTGTTGTTCTCACCACGATCATTGTTTATTCTTTCCATTATCACATAAATGTGCCAGTTAAAAACTGAATCCAATCTCTCATGCCACCGAATGGCAAGCTTTCTTATCACTTTTGCAGGTACGCATCAATGCATGACGAAGGTAAAACATCATCAGTGAATGAGATTATAAGGTCAAAAACTCGTATTCTCAATAACTTGAATAATAGAAGCTAATTATTCCCTCATTCCAAACCCACATGATGGTGTGTGTCTCCTTGTATATATTAAGAACATACTACATGTATAGTTCAGAAGATGCtacaaaattaataagaaaaaagtttactgaatggtaagaaaataaaacagagGAGGAAAAATACGCTAAGACATTGCACCTTTCACAAAAGCTggttgattaatttttcttctgTATTCTATTTTTGTAGTTACAAACATAAACACCAAAACCCCCTAAAAAAAAGAGGTGAATAAGGAAGTTACAAGGATCAGTCAGTCAACAAATGCCATCTAACATATCAATTTTTACAGGTACATGTATTTTCCTCCTAAGTATTCAGGCTATAATGAAAAAGATGACAAACCTGCATGCTTAGGTCTTTCAAGTGGAAGCTTTCTCATCTCATGACTTTCTTGGTGGGTGGGGGGAACTTCTTCAGTAGCCTCTTCCTTTTCAAGGTCCTTCAGAGCTCTTTTTGCATAAACAGTGAAAGCAACCGTAGTAACAACAGCAATAATGAAGGAGATGATGTTGTATATTATTTCCACAGCAGTCAAGTGATAGTTCCCATACTTCACATCAGCAAATGTCCTTATCAACCTACCACTGCACAGAAGCACAAGCATGAGGTTGAGCAGGAGGTAGGGAAAACAAATTGGCATATCATTATTTTGACAGAGTTTCTTCAAATAGAAGAACTCGGAATGTAGTGCTTTTTGGTGAGCTGGGATAAATAGAGATTTGCAACAACTGATTTtgctttcagtttttttagtcATCATCTGGACAAACAGTTCAAAAGAATTCCCAGGTATCTTTGTTTCCTTGCATGTTTCTTTGGAATAAGAACTGATACtggaaaaaaaagtataacCAAGAGAACGGACCTGTAGATGTAGATAAAAGCTTCTGGTACCATTCCAGCAACTGAACCACACAAGTAGGGCCAAAATGTCATACTTGTTACCACTATTGCATAGTTGAAAATTGTGTACGGAAATGGTGAAACCCTAAAGAGGGCAACCACTTTAAATTGATGGAACCAGCTCCCCTCCCCAGCAAGTCTAATCATAGAAGCTTTCTGAGGCCATCTCTTCAACCATTGCTGCACATTCAACAGGAGATAATTCGCAAAAATGGAGATgcagaagaaagaaaagtaagATCCAATATGAAAACCAAGTTGTCTAGCTTATATCAGTTAAAATCATGTCTTACATGGATGCGTTCACGGAAAACTAGCCCAATCAAATAGGGCAGGACCATCCCAATAGTGGTTCCAACCATGATTATCACAAACCCAATACCATATCCAAAGATCATTCCAGCCAACCACATGGAAGGACCTGAAGGAATTAGGAACACTGGGAACAAGGCAAGAGAAGCAGTAAGCACAAGGGCGAGGACTGGACGTCCAAAGGCAGTTGCTTCCCATTCCATCATTGGCAAGAGAACCTACAACGAAATTGATTAATCTTTGGCACAACCAAACTTAAAAGCCAAGTTGATTCTTAAACCTTAAGTTAGCAAACTTGATAAAGCTTGCCAACCATTATGCTGCATTCATAATCCAAACTGATGCCAAAGAACCATCTCGAACAAATTATAAACCAAGCCCACTAGCAGAAGAAAGTTCGAAGTACAAACTCAAATATGAAAAGCGCAAATGAATGCTGGACATGTAACAAAATGGTATATGCAATGCTTGCTGATTAAAGCTATAGACAGCACCAAAGCAGGCAAAAGATACAAACAAAacgaaaagagagaaataaagcACCTTCTCAAAAAGAAATGGAACCCCCCATTTCACGAAAACGAGAAGAAGTATGGTGATAACAAGACACCAAATTAAAGCTTTGATCCACCAGATGAAAGCTTTAATCCTAGCTCCCGATTGCAGTTGTGAAATATCAAATTCAGGTGCCCTTGGTTCGTCGGATATAACAAGCCTAACATATTCACTGTCTTCCCTACCATGATGCTCCAACTTCCCGCTGTCGTTTCCCGACTCCTCCGCAGTCTGTGCCATCttcattcataattaaaaaaaaaaaaaaaaaacccgtcaagattaaagaaaagaaaacccaaaaacagaAGATGATTTGGCTCTACAAAAAAAGTGGTGACTTATTTATGAGCTCGCATAGACAACAGGAAGCATGCACTCTATCCATACTTGTCACAAATAAATGCTGATAGAAATTTcgcaaattaactaataaaaaaagaagcaggaagcttgatttaatttgactcttgagaaaatcaaattcaaggAGTAAGTAAAATGGATTAGACTGATCTAGATTTATGAATTTCTTGATGGGATTGTTCAgccaaaaagagaaagaaaaggtagaGATTAATAAACTGTAGTgaaaatatatatcttcttcTGCTCTTCCAAGTAAATAAAATTTCCTAATCTGCTGCTatcaatagtaacaataataaagcAACAAGTGAAATAACTTCCAAGTATGAATTATTCTTGTCTTCTGAAGCATGAAAGAAAGCTAGTAGTTTACCCTTGATGGGAATTTAATCGGAGAAATCAGAGCCGCCGGTCGGAGAAGTCGGAGACAACCTCGTAGACTGGGTGGGTTGTCGTCGAAAGAAAGCCTTGCTTGCTTGCTTCAGTTGATAAGATTAGGGAAGGAACAAAACAGAGGATTTTATTTAACTTTCCCTTtgcccccttttcttttttggtttttgtttcctttcagATAGATATTGGGGCAAAgagaaatcaaaattcaaagtcTTAAACGATTGTGTTGGTCAGCAGCCATCCACCAGTATTAAATTtgcatattatttcaaaagtcAAATTAATTATACTGCAGATAGCTATTTATTGTGCCTACGCTTTTGCTTACAacttttcttaagaaaaaaaaatcaaatcaaataaaaaattacgtGCGCGTTGAAGAAGCTTCCTTCTTGGACCATCAATCCCAGCTGagaccttttccttttcttcccgaAAGTGTTTGTTTTcgtggtttttaaaaattaaattaattttttttaattaatttttaatatttttggatcatGGAATTATTATGGATATACCAATCCTTCATATTCTTCCACACAAGGAGGGCCAACCCAACATcatcttttctttcaaattgacTGCCATCTCAAGTCTTTCCTGccctctctctatctctttgattattttcttctctCAGCTTAATCTTTTGGATATCGAAATTCAATAATTATCCAGACGCGAACCAGAGTAACCTTAACCACTCTAATCTTGCAAGAAttactttttaagtttttgcGTCTACGTAGGGGCTTCCCATTCACGCcaaataattttcctttttcttgtttgcttttttgttttttttcactcaAACTCTTTAACAATTTTTACAATTCGGATAAATGGCCGCGTGATATATCacatttgatattaatataatgattattttttaaaatatttttttatttaaaaatatattaaaataatatttttttattttttaaattttatttttaacatataaatattttaaaaataacaaaaactttatttgaaataaaaaaatttacttcttttaaaaaataattttaaactataattaaacaagaataattatatatgtagtaaaaattattttttaaagtattttttactttgaaatgtattgaaataatattttttttattttttaaatttatttttaatattaatacatcaaatcaatcaaaaatataaaaaataatttaaaactaaaaaataatataaaaaatctttaaaatacaGTTAAATTACAATGTCGAAAGTACACAAGCATTTAAGCCCATATTTAAAGCAACTCAACCCATAGAGAGAGAATTAAAGTAAGTGAAGTCTTCACAAGGCATCTACATGAAACATCACTTTCAAGACGCctaaaacattaatttctcCCTATAACAAAGTTGTTTGGCGCTGCAATTAGCCATCACTTTCCaacaacaaccaaaaaaaaaaaaaaaacttttttcctttcactttaaattaattaatttgatatttttaaattattttaatattttaatattaacaataaataaataaaaacactattttaatatattttcaaacaaaaaaacaccttaaaaaatccaaaacacccttaaaaaaaaaactcatgcaaCTACTCCGAATTAACATGGAATTAAAGACCTGATTGAATTCTATTGTACTGAACATATCGGCAAAATCGAAGTTGCAGCATTCAACATGttggaaaatataataatctCCAGAACCCCAGAGTGACGCCTCTGACAAACTGAATCCCCTCTAACGGCGTAAGGAACTGGCCAGCCAAATGGTATATACATGAAGGTACAAGCATTCATCTCTTCCCCGTGCTCAATCCAGCCAGTGggtaagaaaaatgaaagcacCGATAAATACATATATCCTTCTCAAAATTTAGGTTTTAACCCTAGCATCTACATGCCATGATTTTACTAACGATGCAAATGGGCAGTCcttgttttctttccctttcaatTAACAATTCTATCAGAACCCAACTACGTGCATACATACAAAATTGGACTTTCACAGCCGTAGCACCACCTTGGCAGAAGTCTGAACTATTGTATGCTGAAAGCAAATTGATCCTTGTCTAGTGTTAAATGCTGCTCATAATCTGTTCAAAGATCCT from the Populus nigra chromosome 1, ddPopNigr1.1, whole genome shotgun sequence genome contains:
- the LOC133679877 gene encoding MLO-like protein 13 isoform X1 — its product is MAVSITSYSFLLSSECAYSLAFLRSIYISGDFQILLPDTQKSHSQGTMAEESKSLQYTPTWVIAAVCFVIVLASIFAERGLHKLGKFLRNTKQDALFEALQKLKEELMLLGFISLLLTVTQNTISRICIPPHLAITMLPCKRETESSNHEKIYNQAINNRRHLLSATNSAERCAREGKVPLVSVEALHQLHIFIFVLAIVHVIFCVSTMILGGARIRQWKTWEDSIRHPSKTFRDQAKHQHEHHYFHKFIKKHEKGYWRKSAVLSWLIAFFKQFYHSITKSDYIALRKGFITAHIPHVLDFDFHDYMMRTLQIDFKRIVTISWYLWLFIVMFLLMNVEGWHSFFWLSFLPVILLLLVGAKLEHIITSLGHRVAEKTVPIDEARVQPSDEHFWLEKPAIVLDLIQFILFQNSFEIAFFFWIWSTYGFRSCIMERVGYIVPRLIMGLVVQVLCSYSTLPLYALVSQMGTSFRKGMFGEDVEAAIGIWAGGAKDKRDPSENHGARMHKLATESSHSAAQEMVIIGGTELSSVTQAPVS
- the LOC133679877 gene encoding MLO-like protein 13 isoform X2, which gives rise to MAEESKSLQYTPTWVIAAVCFVIVLASIFAERGLHKLGKFLRNTKQDALFEALQKLKEELMLLGFISLLLTVTQNTISRICIPPHLAITMLPCKRETESSNHEKIYNQAINNRRHLLSATNSAERCAREGKVPLVSVEALHQLHIFIFVLAIVHVIFCVSTMILGGARIRQWKTWEDSIRHPSKTFRDQAKHQHEHHYFHKFIKKHEKGYWRKSAVLSWLIAFFKQFYHSITKSDYIALRKGFITAHIPHVLDFDFHDYMMRTLQIDFKRIVTISWYLWLFIVMFLLMNVEGWHSFFWLSFLPVILLLLVGAKLEHIITSLGHRVAEKTVPIDEARVQPSDEHFWLEKPAIVLDLIQFILFQNSFEIAFFFWIWSTYGFRSCIMERVGYIVPRLIMGLVVQVLCSYSTLPLYALVSQMGTSFRKGMFGEDVEAAIGIWAGGAKDKRDPSENHGARMHKLATESSHSAAQEMVIIGGTELSSVTQAPVS
- the LOC133679894 gene encoding uncharacterized protein LOC133679894 — its product is MAQTAEESGNDSGKLEHHGREDSEYVRLVISDEPRAPEFDISQLQSGARIKAFIWWIKALIWCLVITILLLVFVKWGVPFLFEKVLLPMMEWEATAFGRPVLALVLTASLALFPVFLIPSGPSMWLAGMIFGYGIGFVIIMVGTTIGMVLPYLIGLVFRERIHQWLKRWPQKASMIRLAGEGSWFHQFKVVALFRVSPFPYTIFNYAIVVTSMTFWPYLCGSVAGMVPEAFIYIYSGRLIRTFADVKYGNYHLTAVEIIYNIISFIIAVVTTVAFTVYAKRALKDLEKEEATEEVPPTHQESHEMRKLPLERPKHAGLSSFSL